A genomic region of Paroedura picta isolate Pp20150507F chromosome 4, Ppicta_v3.0, whole genome shotgun sequence contains the following coding sequences:
- the TLDC2 gene encoding TLD domain-containing protein 2: MKTPCCRYTRLPNLLEETFPLEPEVVHEQENPCTEDFHEPVLNEKSNIVHLEEIQKLALHFPLRVIGHPWNLIYCTARDGFSLKTMYRSMTDLVCPVLLVIRDTDGQIFGAFSSTAIHVSSCFYGNGEMFLFSFTPQLKVFKWTGKNTFFMKGDADSLAIGGGSGKFGLWLDGDLNHGGSHPCETFNNEALSPREEFLIQDLEVWALA; encoded by the exons ATGAAAACACCATGCTGCCGCTACACACGCCTG CCCAACCTACTAGAGGAAACTTTCCCTCTGGAACCTGAAGTAGTTCATGAACAGGAGAACCCATGCACAGAAGACTTTCATGAACCCGTGCTGAATGAAAAGAGCAACATTGTGCACTTAGAAGAAATCCAGAAG CTTGCCCTACACTTCCCCCTGAGAGTAATTGGACATCCATGGAACCTCATCTACTGTACAGCAAGGGACGGATTTAGCCTGAAGACCATGTACCGAAGCATGACTGACTTAGTCTGTCCTGTCTTGCTTGTCATTAGAGACACTGATGGTCAG ATATTTGGAGCCTTTTCTTCTACAGCCATCCATGTCAGCAGCTGCTTCTATGGTAACGGAGAAATGTTCTTATTCTCCTTCACTCCACAACTGAAG gtatttaaaTGGACTGGCAAAAACACCTTCTTTATGAAAGGAGATGCTGATTCACTGGCGATCGGTGGAGGCAG TGGGAAATTTGGATTATGGCTAGATGGAGATCTGAATCATGGAGGAAGTCATCCCTGTGAAACATTCAATAATGAAGCATTATCCCCAAGAGAGGAATTCCTCATCCAAGACTTGGAAGTTTGGGCTCTGGCTTGA